From the genome of Muricauda sp. SCSIO 64092, one region includes:
- a CDS encoding SDR family oxidoreductase yields the protein MDLRLRDKVVLITGGSKGIGNAIANVLAHESAIPVIIGRNRDNVLNAVKKIEEAGHKAFYAFAELTDPEQCKAAVQKTMAMYGRIDGLVNNAGINDSVGLEDGNYEDFMLSLRRNVVHYYMMAHYSLPHLKLSKGAIVNIGSKTSFTGQGGTSGYAAANGGRNSLTREWAVELLKYEIRVNTLIVAECFTPLYEKWINTFPNPEEKLQSIVNNIPFGKRMTAGEEIASMVAFLLSERSGHTTGQHIFVDGGYTHLDRSLN from the coding sequence ATGGATTTGCGATTAAGGGATAAAGTAGTCCTTATAACAGGAGGATCAAAAGGAATAGGAAACGCCATTGCAAACGTTTTGGCCCATGAATCCGCAATTCCCGTGATTATTGGAAGAAACCGGGATAATGTTTTGAATGCTGTCAAAAAAATTGAAGAGGCGGGACACAAAGCTTTTTATGCATTCGCTGAGCTTACAGATCCCGAGCAATGTAAGGCCGCGGTTCAAAAGACGATGGCTATGTACGGTAGAATTGATGGATTGGTAAACAATGCCGGAATCAATGATTCAGTAGGTTTGGAAGACGGAAATTATGAAGACTTCATGTTATCCCTTAGAAGAAATGTCGTCCATTACTATATGATGGCTCATTATTCCCTTCCCCACCTAAAACTGAGTAAAGGTGCTATAGTCAATATTGGCTCCAAAACTTCTTTCACAGGGCAAGGTGGAACTTCTGGTTACGCAGCTGCAAATGGTGGTCGAAACTCACTTACCCGGGAGTGGGCAGTAGAATTATTAAAGTACGAAATTAGGGTCAATACCCTTATAGTTGCCGAATGTTTTACTCCACTCTACGAAAAGTGGATAAACACTTTCCCAAACCCTGAGGAAAAATTGCAGTCCATAGTGAATAACATCCCATTTGGAAAAAGGATGACCGCAGGAGAGGAAATAGCCAGTATGGTAGCATTTCTACTTTCGGAACGTTCGGGACATACAACAGGCCAACATATTTTCGTTGATGGCGGTTACACTCATTTAGACCGATCACTCAACTAA
- a CDS encoding amidohydrolase family protein, translated as MKIIDTHQHFWKYDPVRDTWIDGTMGVLQRDFLPKDLEPILEKNKISGCIAVQADQSEEETRFLLDMAKENDFIKGIVGWVDLTANNLMNKLSHFVNNPLLKGIRHVVQAEPKGFMLREDFKRGISQLKNFGLTYDILIYPNQLREAFELVKSNPDQSFVINHLAKPNIKEGHWYDTWNKNITEMASLPNAYCKLSGMVTEANWNHWSVYDFKPYIETVLNVFGTDRIMFGSDWPVCLLSGSYEEVLSLVEYYLQLFSKNEKKKVMGENAIEIYNL; from the coding sequence ATGAAAATTATAGATACCCATCAACATTTCTGGAAATACGATCCTGTGCGTGATACATGGATCGATGGAACCATGGGTGTACTACAAAGGGATTTTCTACCAAAAGACTTGGAACCTATCCTTGAAAAAAACAAGATTAGCGGCTGTATCGCCGTACAAGCTGACCAATCAGAGGAAGAAACCCGATTTCTTTTAGACATGGCAAAAGAAAATGATTTTATCAAGGGAATTGTCGGGTGGGTGGATCTCACAGCAAACAACCTAATGAACAAACTCAGTCATTTTGTAAATAACCCCCTTCTAAAAGGTATTCGCCATGTTGTACAGGCAGAACCAAAGGGATTTATGTTGAGGGAGGATTTTAAAAGAGGAATTTCACAATTAAAAAATTTTGGCCTCACCTATGATATTTTAATTTATCCGAACCAATTGCGTGAGGCATTTGAATTGGTTAAATCGAACCCAGATCAATCTTTCGTTATAAATCATTTGGCAAAACCCAATATCAAAGAAGGGCATTGGTATGATACATGGAATAAAAACATTACTGAAATGGCTAGCCTTCCTAACGCATACTGCAAGCTTTCCGGCATGGTTACGGAAGCAAATTGGAACCATTGGTCCGTTTATGATTTTAAACCTTATATTGAGACTGTTTTGAATGTTTTTGGAACAGACCGAATTATGTTCGGTTCTGATTGGCCCGTATGTCTGTTGTCAGGATCTTATGAAGAAGTGCTTTCCCTAGTGGAATATTACTTGCAATTATTTTCCAAAAATGAAAAGAAAAAGGTGATGGGTGAAAATGCTATAGAAATTTACAATTTGTAG
- a CDS encoding fumarylacetoacetate hydrolase family protein, producing MKLIRFGKPGQEKPGVELESGQRLDVSSYVTDFNEDFFADNGIEKLKEWLATGDAETPIINDLERLGCPVDKPSKIVCVGLNYAKHAEESGMPVPEEPVLFFKATTAITGPFDNVMLPKNSKKSDWEVELAVVIGKKASYVAKNEAMDHVAGYVLHNDISEREYQLERQGQWVKGKSCDTFAPLGPYLVPREEVPNPHNLDLWLKLNGETMQSSNTSDLVFNIPQLVSYISEFMTMLPGDVISTGTPFGVGLGLTPPKYLRVGDVMELGIDKLGVSKQNVVAFSK from the coding sequence ATGAAATTAATACGATTTGGAAAGCCGGGCCAAGAAAAACCCGGTGTTGAGTTGGAAAGTGGCCAACGACTTGATGTATCAAGCTATGTGACAGATTTCAATGAAGACTTTTTTGCTGATAATGGGATAGAAAAACTCAAAGAATGGCTTGCAACAGGTGATGCCGAAACCCCAATTATAAATGATTTGGAGCGCCTCGGATGTCCCGTGGACAAACCTTCCAAGATAGTATGCGTAGGTCTAAACTATGCCAAACATGCCGAAGAGAGCGGAATGCCCGTTCCCGAAGAGCCTGTTTTGTTCTTTAAAGCGACTACGGCCATCACAGGGCCGTTCGATAATGTAATGCTGCCCAAGAATAGTAAAAAAAGCGACTGGGAAGTGGAACTAGCCGTTGTCATTGGTAAAAAAGCGTCGTATGTAGCTAAAAATGAGGCCATGGATCATGTAGCTGGTTATGTTTTGCACAACGACATCAGCGAACGGGAATACCAACTAGAGCGACAAGGACAATGGGTCAAGGGAAAGAGCTGTGATACCTTTGCCCCTCTGGGTCCCTATCTTGTCCCTAGGGAGGAGGTTCCAAACCCCCACAATCTTGATTTATGGCTGAAATTGAATGGGGAGACCATGCAAAGCAGCAATACTTCAGATTTGGTGTTCAACATCCCCCAATTGGTCAGTTATATCAGTGAGTTTATGACCATGTTACCTGGAGATGTTATTTCAACCGGAACCCCATTTGGAGTAGGCCTGGGCCTAACCCCGCCTAAATATTTAAGGGTGGGCGATGTTATGGAATTGGGAATCGACAAATTAGGGGTGTCCAAGCAAAATGTAGTGGCCTTTTCGAAATGA
- a CDS encoding SDR family NAD(P)-dependent oxidoreductase — MFSLEGKNIVITGGASGIGKAISEKMSENGAHVHILENNTESGNETVTMIEAASGKASCYPCDVSKQAEVKEVIDVIATKGTIDVLINNAGIAHVGNIEGTTEEDMNRIYNVNVKGVYNCMKAAIPYMKEKGGVILNMASIASTVGISDRFAYSMSKGAVLTMTYSVAKDYLGYNIRCNSISPARIHTPFVDGFIKKNYPGEEEEMFKKLSKTQPIGRMGKPEEVANLALYLCSDEASFITGTDFPIDGGFIKLNG, encoded by the coding sequence ATGTTCAGTCTAGAAGGGAAAAATATTGTAATCACTGGGGGAGCCAGTGGTATTGGTAAAGCCATTTCGGAAAAAATGTCCGAAAATGGGGCACATGTCCATATTCTTGAAAACAATACCGAAAGTGGTAACGAGACGGTGACCATGATAGAGGCCGCCTCGGGAAAAGCCAGCTGTTATCCTTGTGATGTATCAAAACAAGCTGAGGTTAAAGAGGTTATTGATGTTATAGCCACCAAGGGTACCATTGACGTTCTTATTAACAATGCGGGTATTGCCCATGTGGGCAATATCGAGGGGACCACGGAAGAAGACATGAATCGTATTTATAACGTCAATGTCAAAGGGGTATATAATTGTATGAAGGCCGCAATTCCCTATATGAAAGAAAAAGGCGGGGTCATTTTGAATATGGCATCCATTGCCTCAACTGTGGGCATTTCAGACCGTTTTGCCTATTCAATGTCCAAAGGTGCCGTATTGACTATGACCTATTCCGTGGCCAAGGATTATTTGGGATACAACATTCGTTGCAACAGTATTTCGCCTGCCAGGATCCATACCCCATTTGTTGATGGATTTATCAAAAAGAACTATCCGGGCGAAGAGGAGGAAATGTTTAAGAAGTTGTCAAAAACACAACCCATTGGCCGTATGGGCAAACCAGAAGAGGTTGCCAATTTGGCTCTCTATCTATGTTCGGATGAAGCTTCCTTTATTACGGGAACCGATTTCCCCATCGACGGTGGATTTATAAAATTAAACGGATAG
- a CDS encoding L-fuconate dehydratase, with protein MKLTKITDISVKDIRFPTSNSLDGSDAMNPDPDYSAAYVILKTDHSNDLEGHGLTFTIGRGNELCVAAIKSLSHLVIGKTLESFTENMAAFWQMITGDSQLRWLGPEKGVIHLATGAIVNAVWDLYAKVEGKPLWKLLADMTPEELVSCVDFTYITDAITPEEALALLKEKEATKQERVEHLLEKGYPAYTTSAGWLGYSDEKMRRLCREAKEEGFKHMKIKVGSDLEDDVRRAGIIREEIGYDLKLMVDANQKWDVDEAIENMKALAQFKPWFIEEPTSPDDILGHAAIAKAVSPILVATGEHCQNRVIFKQLLQANAIGICQIDSCRVGGVNEILAILLMAAKFGVPVCPHAGGVGLCEYVQHLSMIDYIAISGSLENRVIEYVDHLHEHFHDPVIIKNGCYVPPKLPGYSITMKSGSLEKHSYPGGEVWQVFSQEPS; from the coding sequence ATGAAACTAACCAAAATAACCGACATCAGTGTTAAAGACATTCGTTTTCCTACTAGCAACTCTTTGGATGGCTCCGATGCCATGAATCCCGATCCTGATTATTCGGCAGCTTATGTCATATTAAAGACAGACCATTCCAATGATCTGGAAGGCCATGGACTTACCTTTACCATTGGTCGTGGAAACGAACTTTGTGTTGCGGCCATAAAATCACTCTCACATCTGGTTATTGGAAAAACCTTAGAATCCTTTACGGAAAACATGGCTGCTTTCTGGCAAATGATCACTGGCGATAGTCAATTACGTTGGCTAGGGCCCGAAAAGGGAGTCATACATCTTGCCACAGGTGCTATTGTCAATGCCGTTTGGGATTTGTACGCCAAAGTTGAGGGCAAACCACTTTGGAAATTGCTGGCCGATATGACCCCAGAAGAATTGGTTTCTTGTGTCGATTTTACCTATATCACCGATGCGATAACACCCGAAGAGGCCTTGGCATTGTTAAAAGAGAAAGAAGCCACCAAACAAGAACGTGTGGAACACCTGCTTGAAAAAGGATATCCTGCCTACACTACTTCAGCAGGCTGGTTGGGCTATTCCGACGAAAAAATGCGGAGGTTATGTAGGGAAGCAAAGGAAGAAGGTTTTAAACACATGAAAATAAAGGTGGGATCTGATTTGGAAGACGATGTAAGAAGGGCGGGAATCATTCGTGAGGAAATCGGTTATGATTTAAAATTAATGGTGGATGCCAATCAAAAATGGGATGTGGACGAGGCCATTGAAAATATGAAAGCCCTTGCCCAATTCAAACCATGGTTTATTGAAGAGCCCACCAGTCCTGATGACATTTTGGGGCACGCTGCAATTGCCAAAGCGGTATCACCCATACTGGTGGCTACGGGAGAACATTGCCAAAACAGGGTCATCTTCAAACAATTGTTACAGGCCAATGCCATAGGTATTTGCCAGATAGATAGTTGTAGGGTCGGTGGTGTCAATGAGATTTTGGCCATTTTGTTAATGGCTGCAAAATTTGGTGTGCCAGTGTGCCCACATGCAGGTGGTGTTGGCCTTTGCGAATATGTACAGCACCTATCCATGATCGATTACATTGCCATTAGCGGCTCTTTGGAAAATAGGGTCATTGAATATGTGGACCATCTCCATGAGCATTTCCATGATCCCGTAATTATAAAAAATGGATGCTACGTACCGCCAAAATTGCCAGGGTATAGCATTACCATGAAAAGTGGGTCACTGGAGAAGCACAGCTATCCCGGTGGGGAAGTATGGCAAGTCTTTTCACAGGAACCCAGTTAG
- a CDS encoding AraC family transcriptional regulator, with protein sequence MKLHFLDRSSHRDTSFTVKKNSYPYFLRIWHYHEELELVYVTKSTGTRFIGDSIERFRDGEVILIGKNLPHMWLNDEEYFAESGSLIAEATAIHFRQDFLGNDFFEAPELKNIRELIEKSRYGLKFENLNPKIKNSIQVLDKGTQFEKLMRFIHILKHLADHKHKTVLSSEGYLNTFKKTNNKNLDKIYEYIFNNFDKQIVLSEVAEIANMNPSAFSRFFKRINRKTFKEYVNEIRIGYACKLLSEHQYNITRICYESGYNNISNFNRQFKKITGKSPSQYLQHHKRS encoded by the coding sequence GTGAAGCTTCATTTTTTAGATAGAAGTAGTCATCGTGATACTTCATTTACCGTTAAGAAAAATAGTTATCCCTATTTTTTAAGGATTTGGCATTACCATGAGGAACTTGAATTGGTTTATGTGACCAAAAGTACGGGTACTCGATTTATAGGGGATAGCATTGAACGGTTTAGAGATGGAGAAGTCATTTTAATTGGGAAGAACCTACCACATATGTGGCTAAATGATGAAGAATATTTTGCGGAATCGGGTTCTCTAATTGCAGAGGCAACTGCCATTCATTTCCGACAGGATTTTTTGGGAAACGACTTTTTTGAAGCTCCCGAGTTAAAGAACATTAGGGAACTCATTGAAAAATCAAGATATGGGCTGAAGTTTGAAAATCTCAATCCAAAAATCAAGAATAGCATACAGGTGTTGGATAAAGGAACACAATTCGAGAAGCTGATGCGATTTATCCATATCCTAAAGCACCTAGCAGATCATAAACACAAAACGGTCTTAAGTAGCGAAGGTTACCTCAATACCTTTAAAAAAACAAACAATAAAAATCTGGATAAGATTTATGAATACATCTTCAACAATTTTGACAAACAAATTGTTCTGAGCGAAGTTGCTGAAATTGCCAATATGAATCCTTCAGCCTTCAGTCGTTTTTTTAAGCGGATCAATAGAAAGACATTCAAGGAATATGTCAACGAAATTAGAATTGGCTATGCCTGCAAACTGTTATCAGAGCATCAGTACAATATCACCAGAATCTGTTACGAGTCAGGTTATAACAATATTTCCAATTTTAATCGACAGTTTAAAAAAATAACTGGAAAGTCCCCTTCACAATATCTTCAACACCATAAAAGGTCGTGA
- the fucP gene encoding L-fucose:H+ symporter permease — protein MMTESKPKLVDSKLLLPYIAVTSLFFLWGFPNDLTNPMVEVFKNVLDISNVKASYVQLAFYGGYGTMAIPAALYIRKYSYKSGIILGLFLFATGTLMMYPSAQLVNYDLFLISLYVLTFGLAFLETTANPMVLDLGNPKTATQRLNLSQAFNPMGALAGQLVARLFVVERLETKIGADSATVTTNLSQEQKQQIIEHDMGIISTPYIILGFVVLVILVLFIFMKIENNRSKEKVLNLKETVNKLFSNKNYYEGVLAQFFYVACQIMVWTFIYQYVTNLNESRSVDNQLNAVVYVAASTILFLTARWICTFLIRYINPAKLMLVFAFLGIGFTAGAILINGMLGLYCLVGVSFAMSLMFPTIYGIALKGMGNEAKLGSAGLVLAIVGGALMPPLQGRIIDMGGTGLRDLEIFGFIPEVNFSFILPLVCLIIVALYALRSMNREKKELYSF, from the coding sequence ATGATGACTGAATCCAAACCTAAATTGGTAGACTCAAAATTATTACTACCATATATAGCAGTGACTTCCCTCTTTTTTCTTTGGGGCTTTCCAAATGATTTGACCAACCCAATGGTGGAGGTCTTCAAAAATGTTTTGGATATTTCCAATGTTAAGGCTTCCTATGTGCAATTGGCCTTTTATGGTGGCTATGGTACCATGGCCATCCCCGCCGCTTTGTACATAAGAAAATATAGCTATAAGTCAGGTATCATCCTTGGTCTGTTCCTCTTTGCAACAGGTACCTTAATGATGTATCCATCAGCACAATTGGTCAATTACGACTTGTTTTTGATCTCTCTTTACGTGCTCACCTTTGGATTGGCCTTTTTGGAAACAACGGCCAATCCCATGGTATTGGATCTTGGTAATCCAAAAACTGCGACCCAACGGCTCAATCTCTCCCAAGCATTTAACCCAATGGGGGCCTTGGCGGGGCAATTGGTGGCCCGTTTGTTTGTGGTGGAACGCTTGGAAACCAAAATTGGGGCGGATTCAGCTACTGTAACGACTAATCTTTCCCAAGAACAAAAACAGCAAATCATAGAACACGATATGGGTATCATCAGCACACCCTATATTATATTGGGGTTTGTAGTATTGGTCATCTTGGTACTCTTCATTTTTATGAAGATTGAGAACAACCGATCCAAGGAAAAGGTGTTGAACCTTAAGGAAACCGTCAACAAATTGTTTTCCAATAAAAACTATTATGAAGGCGTATTGGCTCAGTTTTTCTATGTGGCCTGCCAGATCATGGTATGGACCTTTATTTACCAGTATGTGACCAACCTGAACGAATCACGTTCGGTAGACAATCAGCTCAATGCGGTGGTCTACGTTGCTGCCTCCACCATTCTGTTCCTTACGGCACGTTGGATCTGCACGTTCTTGATTCGCTACATCAACCCGGCCAAACTTATGCTGGTCTTTGCCTTTTTGGGCATTGGTTTTACCGCAGGGGCCATATTGATCAACGGTATGTTGGGCTTGTATTGCTTGGTGGGCGTATCCTTTGCCATGAGTTTGATGTTTCCGACCATTTACGGTATCGCCCTTAAAGGTATGGGCAATGAAGCCAAACTGGGATCGGCGGGCTTGGTCCTGGCCATCGTGGGTGGAGCTTTGATGCCACCGTTACAGGGCAGGATCATTGATATGGGGGGTACGGGATTAAGGGATTTGGAGATTTTTGGTTTTATTCCAGAGGTCAACTTTTCGTTCATTTTGCCATTGGTATGCCTAATAATTGTGGCATTGTATGCTTTACGGTCCATGAATCGTGAGAAAAAAGAATTATACTCGTTTTAG
- a CDS encoding DUF6786 family protein yields the protein MLSMAMAIIGCQPKNKDKGEQDMEKGTSVDSDYEKDVNFLQKHLEVIELTNSENTGKIAISPALQGRVMTSTAGRTGSSYGWLNKPYFEAGELSEHINVYGGEERFWLGPEGGQYSIFFESGKEFTLENWYTPKVIDLEPYEVKDSSSIEVVFTKSTQLTNYSGFTFVMDIERKVQILENIDIIKQLGLSDLDGVQSVGYQTTNRLTNTGKGTWNKKDGLLSIWLLGMFTPSPTTTVMIPYRTDAEGGSGKVVNIYESFGQIPDNRLITTENMVYFSGDGQYRSKIGLLPDRAKDVLGAYDAKNGVLTLVKYNKPDGISDYVNSTWEIQEEPYKGDVVNSYNDGAPEPGAKPLGPFYELETSSPALALAPGETAEHIQMTFHLEGTPEILGGVIKQVFGVDAKDVPVFDQID from the coding sequence ATGTTAAGCATGGCAATGGCCATCATAGGATGCCAACCAAAAAACAAGGACAAAGGCGAACAGGATATGGAAAAGGGAACAAGTGTGGATTCCGATTACGAAAAAGATGTAAACTTTTTGCAAAAACATCTGGAAGTCATTGAATTGACCAACTCTGAAAACACTGGAAAAATAGCCATTTCGCCCGCCTTACAGGGCAGGGTAATGACCAGTACGGCCGGTCGGACCGGGTCGAGTTACGGTTGGCTGAACAAGCCTTATTTTGAAGCCGGGGAGCTATCGGAACATATTAACGTGTACGGTGGCGAGGAGCGGTTTTGGCTGGGTCCCGAAGGGGGACAATACTCCATCTTTTTTGAAAGTGGAAAGGAATTTACCCTGGAGAATTGGTATACTCCAAAGGTCATTGACTTAGAACCCTATGAAGTGAAAGATTCTTCTTCAATTGAGGTGGTCTTCACCAAAAGCACACAGCTCACCAATTATTCGGGCTTTACTTTTGTCATGGATATTGAACGAAAGGTGCAAATTCTGGAGAATATCGACATCATAAAACAATTGGGGCTTTCCGATCTGGATGGTGTCCAATCCGTGGGCTATCAGACCACCAATAGGCTCACCAATACAGGCAAGGGCACTTGGAACAAAAAGGATGGCCTGTTGTCCATTTGGCTGTTGGGTATGTTTACCCCATCGCCAACCACTACAGTGATGATTCCCTACCGTACCGATGCTGAGGGCGGATCGGGAAAAGTGGTGAATATTTATGAGTCTTTTGGACAAATCCCGGACAACCGTTTAATCACCACTGAAAACATGGTCTATTTTAGTGGTGATGGGCAGTACCGCAGTAAAATAGGACTGTTGCCCGACAGGGCCAAAGATGTTTTAGGGGCCTATGATGCCAAAAACGGTGTCCTTACATTGGTCAAATACAATAAGCCCGATGGGATTTCCGATTATGTGAACTCCACCTGGGAAATTCAAGAAGAACCCTATAAGGGCGACGTGGTAAACTCCTACAATGATGGTGCCCCTGAACCTGGTGCCAAACCCTTGGGCCCCTTTTATGAATTGGAGACCTCATCACCTGCTTTGGCATTGGCCCCTGGCGAAACAGCTGAGCATATCCAGATGACCTTTCATTTGGAAGGCACCCCAGAGATATTGGGCGGAGTTATCAAACAGGTGTTTGGAGTTGATGCCAAAGATGTTCCAGTATTTGACCAAATCGATTAA
- a CDS encoding alpha-L-fucosidase → MKSKIAITLLILMTLMPVHAQENIWDETEAQKRERLAWWTHDRFGMFIHWGLYALPARHEWVRNRERIPNEDYEKYFEQFNPDLYDPNEWAKMAKAAGMKYAVITTKHHEGFTLFDSKFTDYKAINTTYGKDLLKEWVDAFRALDIKIGFYYSLIDWHHPHFTIDRIHPLRQDSDKGYAKLNKGRDMGKYREYLHNQVREILTKYGKVDILWLDFSYPGKHGKDREDWGSMELLKMVRGLQPGIIVNNRADLEGVNGGGDFVTPEQFKVPEWPTINDKKVFWETCQTFSGSWGYHRDENTWKNIKQLLVLLIETVSKGGNLLLNVGPTARGVFDQRAQNSLNNMGDWMKFNSRSIYGCTQAPNEFKAPPNTLLTYNRKTNRLYVHLLDYPLQNFVMKGMKDKIKYAQFLHDASEIKISKPYGHAFDFKMGANDVNLSLPVIKPDMEIPVIELILH, encoded by the coding sequence ATGAAGTCAAAAATAGCCATAACCTTACTGATTTTAATGACACTGATGCCGGTTCATGCCCAGGAAAATATTTGGGATGAAACCGAAGCCCAAAAAAGGGAACGCTTGGCTTGGTGGACACATGACCGTTTTGGTATGTTCATCCACTGGGGGCTTTATGCCCTGCCGGCTCGGCATGAATGGGTTAGAAATCGTGAGCGAATCCCCAATGAAGATTACGAAAAGTATTTTGAGCAATTTAATCCTGATTTGTACGATCCCAACGAATGGGCCAAAATGGCCAAGGCTGCGGGTATGAAATATGCCGTGATTACCACAAAGCACCATGAAGGCTTTACCTTGTTCGATTCCAAGTTCACCGACTACAAGGCGATCAATACAACTTATGGCAAAGATTTGTTGAAAGAATGGGTCGATGCGTTCAGGGCCCTGGATATCAAGATAGGTTTTTATTACTCTCTAATAGACTGGCACCACCCCCATTTTACAATAGACCGAATCCATCCGTTAAGACAGGACAGTGATAAAGGGTACGCCAAACTCAACAAGGGTAGGGACATGGGCAAATATCGCGAATACCTGCATAACCAAGTGCGTGAGATTTTGACCAAGTATGGTAAGGTGGATATACTTTGGTTGGATTTTTCTTATCCGGGAAAACACGGTAAGGACAGGGAGGACTGGGGTTCGATGGAGCTCTTGAAGATGGTACGTGGACTACAGCCAGGGATCATAGTGAATAACCGTGCTGACCTTGAAGGTGTCAATGGTGGTGGCGATTTTGTGACTCCAGAACAGTTCAAGGTGCCGGAATGGCCTACCATAAACGATAAAAAAGTGTTTTGGGAGACCTGCCAGACGTTCAGTGGTTCATGGGGCTATCATAGAGATGAAAACACTTGGAAGAATATCAAACAACTCTTGGTACTGCTCATAGAAACGGTCAGTAAAGGGGGTAACCTCTTGTTGAATGTTGGCCCTACGGCCAGGGGAGTATTTGATCAAAGGGCACAGAACAGTTTGAACAATATGGGCGATTGGATGAAGTTCAATAGCCGTTCCATCTATGGCTGTACACAGGCCCCAAATGAATTTAAAGCACCGCCCAATACCTTGCTCACCTACAACAGGAAAACAAATCGCCTGTACGTGCATCTGTTGGATTATCCCTTACAGAATTTTGTGATGAAAGGAATGAAGGACAAGATAAAATATGCCCAATTCTTGCATGATGCTTCCGAAATTAAGATAAGCAAGCCGTATGGCCATGCCTTTGATTTTAAAATGGGAGCTAATGATGTAAACCTATCGTTGCCCGTGATCAAACCCGATATGGAGATTCCTGTAATAGAATTGATACTTCATTAA
- a CDS encoding beta-N-acetylhexosaminidase has product MKVDSKGITVRSATEKGLFYGIQTLRQLVSSDKSISYLEIKDAPRFAWRAFMLDEGRYSQRKKQVLKMLDEMARLKMNVFHWHLVDDQGWRIEIKKYPLLTEIGSKWPSTQVGPLRWNSPIQSGEPHKGFYTQEDIREIVAYAAQRHIVVIPEIEMPRHSSATMAAYPWLGSSGKKIDVPIWFGVSKDVYNIADPKVYGFLTDVLDEVMALFPSKIIHIGGDEAKYDHWESSEYITKYTKENKLKTFADLQVFFTNRISRYLESKGSRIMGGNEILGQNVHDYQAEKDAGAEEELSKSSVIHFWRGDISLMKSTVENGYDIVNSLHSETYLDYSYETIPLKRAYDFEPIPAGLKAKYHNRIKGLGCQMWGEWIPKSGYMDFMIFPRIAAYAEVRWTQRVNKDYEAFKGALSGLQNLAG; this is encoded by the coding sequence CTGAAAGTTGATTCGAAGGGGATTACCGTGAGATCGGCTACCGAAAAAGGACTTTTTTACGGTATACAGACGCTTCGGCAATTGGTTTCTTCGGATAAAAGCATTTCCTATCTTGAAATCAAGGATGCTCCAAGGTTTGCCTGGCGCGCTTTTATGCTCGACGAAGGAAGGTATTCTCAGAGGAAAAAGCAGGTCTTGAAAATGCTGGACGAAATGGCCAGATTAAAGATGAACGTTTTCCATTGGCATTTGGTGGATGACCAGGGTTGGCGTATCGAAATTAAAAAGTATCCCCTATTGACCGAAATTGGTTCAAAATGGCCCAGTACACAGGTGGGGCCATTACGATGGAACAGTCCCATTCAGTCCGGAGAGCCCCACAAAGGGTTCTACACCCAGGAAGACATCAGGGAAATAGTGGCCTATGCGGCCCAACGGCATATTGTGGTGATTCCTGAAATAGAAATGCCGAGGCATTCCTCGGCGACCATGGCGGCTTACCCCTGGTTGGGCTCGTCGGGCAAAAAAATTGATGTGCCCATTTGGTTTGGTGTAAGCAAGGATGTCTACAATATTGCCGACCCCAAGGTATACGGTTTTCTTACCGATGTCTTGGATGAGGTCATGGCACTCTTCCCCTCAAAAATAATCCATATCGGGGGCGATGAGGCAAAATATGACCACTGGGAAAGTTCGGAATATATCACGAAGTATACGAAGGAAAACAAACTGAAAACCTTTGCCGACCTACAGGTGTTCTTTACCAATCGTATCTCTCGGTATCTGGAATCCAAAGGAAGTCGCATTATGGGTGGGAATGAGATTTTGGGGCAAAACGTCCATGACTATCAGGCGGAAAAAGATGCCGGGGCCGAAGAGGAGCTTTCCAAAAGTTCGGTGATCCATTTTTGGCGGGGTGACATTTCCTTGATGAAATCGACGGTGGAAAACGGGTATGATATCGTGAACTCGTTGCATTCGGAAACCTATTTGGACTATTCTTATGAAACGATTCCTTTAAAAAGAGCCTATGATTTTGAGCCCATACCTGCGGGACTCAAAGCGAAGTATCATAACAGGATAAAGGGATTGGGCTGCCAAATGTGGGGCGAATGGATTCCCAAAAGCGGCTATATGGATTTTATGATCTTTCCCAGAATCGCGGCCTATGCGGAGGTGAGATGGACACAAAGAGTAAATAAGGACTACGAAGCGTTTAAGGGAGCGCTTTCGGGCCTGCAAAATTTGGCAGGATAG